A genomic window from Flavobacterium azooxidireducens includes:
- a CDS encoding DUF7935 family protein: MESIKWIELLSYTLPAIITGIVAYSFFHLHHKGLEDRRKHLMRKALQKESLPIRLQAYERMVLYLERINPAKLLIRVAPYSDDKNTYENQLIQQIEQEFEHNLTQQIYITEECWTVITTAKNTIIQSIRKSNMSDRVDSSHKLREVILSDLLDKQSPSYVAISYLKFEVIQMMS; encoded by the coding sequence ATGGAATCAATTAAGTGGATTGAACTTTTATCGTATACTTTGCCGGCGATTATTACCGGAATTGTGGCTTATTCATTTTTTCATTTGCATCATAAAGGTCTGGAAGACAGGCGAAAACATTTGATGCGAAAGGCGTTGCAAAAGGAGTCGTTACCGATTCGTTTACAGGCGTATGAGCGAATGGTTTTGTATTTGGAACGAATAAATCCGGCGAAATTGTTGATTCGCGTGGCACCGTATTCGGATGATAAAAACACGTATGAAAACCAATTAATTCAGCAAATTGAGCAAGAATTTGAGCATAATTTGACGCAACAAATTTATATCACGGAAGAGTGTTGGACGGTGATTACGACCGCAAAAAACACGATTATTCAATCGATTAGAAAGTCGAATATGAGTGACCGTGTGGATTCTTCACACAAGTTGAGAGAGGTGATTTTGAGTGATTTATTAGACAAGCAATCGCCTAGTTATGTGGCAATTAGCTATTTAAAATTTGAGGTGATTCAGATGATGAGTTAG
- the bshB1 gene encoding bacillithiol biosynthesis deacetylase BshB1: MNNQVDILAFGAHPDDVELGCAGTLAKEISLGRKVGIIDLTEGELGTRGSVEIRYKEAAKATEILGISVRENLKMRDGFFKNDEEHQMQVIKMIRKYRPKIVLCNAVDDRHIDHGKGAKLVSDACFLSGLKRIETVLDGENQEAWRPNVVYHYIQWKDLKPDFVVDITGFMDKKVEAIMAYDSQFYNPKSNEKVTPIATQNFLDSIKYRSQDLGRLIGTDFAEGFTVERYVAVNSLEDLM; the protein is encoded by the coding sequence ATGAATAATCAAGTTGATATTTTGGCTTTTGGAGCCCATCCGGATGATGTGGAATTAGGTTGTGCAGGAACATTAGCTAAAGAAATTTCGTTAGGAAGAAAAGTCGGAATCATCGATTTAACCGAAGGCGAATTAGGAACACGTGGCTCAGTAGAAATCCGTTACAAAGAAGCAGCAAAAGCTACCGAAATTTTAGGAATTTCTGTTCGTGAAAACCTAAAAATGCGGGATGGTTTTTTCAAAAATGATGAAGAACATCAAATGCAAGTGATAAAAATGATTCGCAAATACCGACCAAAAATAGTATTATGCAATGCGGTGGATGACCGTCATATTGATCACGGAAAAGGAGCAAAATTGGTTTCTGATGCTTGTTTTTTATCCGGCTTAAAACGAATTGAAACCGTTTTGGATGGCGAAAACCAAGAAGCTTGGCGACCAAATGTTGTTTATCATTACATTCAATGGAAAGATTTAAAACCTGATTTTGTGGTTGATATAACAGGATTTATGGATAAAAAAGTGGAAGCAATTATGGCGTATGATTCGCAATTCTATAATCCAAAATCTAATGAAAAGGTTACACCTATAGCCACTCAAAATTTTTTAGACAGCATAAAATACCGTTCGCAAGACTTGGGAAGACTTATCGGAACTGATTTTGCAGAAGGATTTACAGTTGAAAGATATGTGGCTGTCAACAGCTTAGAAGATTTAATGTAA
- a CDS encoding FkbM family methyltransferase produces the protein MSRFKQYRRQFGIIKGIEIYLKLKLGIVSSLKVPGIKYPIKLRPGTSDIRTFYQVFVKKEYDIDFNLIPKVIIDGGSNVGLFAVLMKNRYPEAKIICIEPDPENFELLKTNISCYNDIFCENSGLWNKDTKLKVYDKYNSGKWGLVVEEDIEKGSISAISMDTLFEKYSLNEVDVVKIDIETSERQLFSTNFEKWLPKNKIVLIELHDWIDEGCSEPFFKAINKSFSSYHYSTNGENVIIRNKSLV, from the coding sequence ATGAGTAGATTTAAACAATACCGAAGACAGTTTGGAATAATTAAAGGGATAGAAATTTATCTTAAATTAAAATTAGGTATCGTAAGCTCATTAAAAGTGCCTGGAATTAAATACCCAATTAAACTAAGACCTGGTACTTCTGATATTAGAACTTTCTATCAAGTTTTTGTTAAAAAAGAATATGATATTGATTTTAATTTAATACCAAAAGTAATTATTGATGGTGGTTCAAACGTGGGTTTGTTTGCTGTATTAATGAAAAATAGATATCCTGAGGCAAAAATAATTTGTATTGAACCTGATCCTGAAAATTTTGAATTATTAAAGACTAATATTTCATGTTATAATGATATTTTTTGTGAAAATTCTGGACTTTGGAATAAAGATACCAAATTAAAAGTATATGATAAATATAATTCAGGAAAGTGGGGTTTGGTTGTAGAAGAAGATATTGAAAAAGGATCTATTAGTGCTATATCCATGGATACCCTTTTTGAAAAATATTCACTCAATGAAGTGGATGTTGTAAAAATAGATATTGAAACTAGCGAAAGACAGCTTTTTTCTACCAATTTCGAAAAGTGGTTGCCTAAAAATAAAATTGTATTGATTGAATTACATGATTGGATTGATGAAGGATGTTCCGAACCTTTTTTCAAAGCCATTAATAAATCTTTTTCTAGTTATCACTATTCTACAAATGGAGAAAATGTGATAATCAGAAATAAAAGTTTAGTGTAA
- a CDS encoding M1 family metallopeptidase: MRYLFLLFFSINFAQQSQKVDFKTVHATLTPNPIEKSISGEVNYEFQVLSSIDTIAIDAIRMEFFNIKINGKSVNFKNSQKALQLFEGFKKGKNTLTFNYKAIPKQTLYFIGEGENLQIWTQGQGKYTSHWLPSFDDVNEKIIFNLSIEFDEKFTVLSNGKLKNINNNSNIKNWNYQMSKPMSSYLVMMAIGKFTKQTTKTKSGTPLEFYLDQKDANKFETTYKYTTQIFDFFEQEIDVKYPWEIYRQVPVRDFLYSGMENTTSTIFSQDFVVDDIGFNDKTYINVNAHELAHQWFGNLITAETGKHHWLQEGFATYYALLSEKELFGDDYFQWELYEMAERLQKASKTDTIPLLNEKASSLTFYQKGAWALHYLRENIGAENFQKAVKNYLKKYGFRNVNTTNFLKEVNAVSNFDTATFQQNWLEKSGFEVNQALDLLKKNAFMKSYLELVQLQPKPFAEKAALFETILKSNDFYPIKEEVIFQLAEIPFEEKEQLLDLALASKNIKIRQAVSRIMIEIPRNFQSEYETLLNDDSYITKEIALGTLWKLFPERQEYYLNLSKNWVGFNDKNLRILWLTLALISEGYEVNNKVNFYDELLNYSSPKYESSIRQNALTNLLFLNPNDQNILQNLVNATTHHKWQFTLFARNQIRELIKTERHKKFFQDMLPTLNSAEQGQLKRLLEN; the protein is encoded by the coding sequence ATGCGGTACCTTTTTTTACTTTTTTTCTCCATCAATTTCGCTCAACAATCTCAAAAAGTTGATTTCAAAACGGTACATGCCACTTTAACACCGAATCCGATTGAAAAATCAATTTCAGGTGAAGTAAACTACGAATTTCAGGTTTTGTCTTCCATTGATACGATTGCAATTGATGCTATTCGAATGGAATTTTTTAACATAAAAATCAACGGAAAATCAGTAAATTTCAAAAATTCACAAAAAGCGTTACAATTATTTGAAGGTTTTAAAAAAGGAAAAAACACGCTTACTTTTAATTACAAAGCCATTCCAAAACAAACTCTTTATTTTATTGGAGAAGGCGAAAATTTACAAATTTGGACGCAAGGTCAAGGAAAATACACGAGTCATTGGTTGCCTAGTTTTGATGATGTGAACGAGAAAATCATCTTTAATTTATCGATTGAATTTGATGAAAAATTTACAGTTTTATCAAATGGAAAGTTGAAAAATATCAATAACAATAGCAATATCAAAAATTGGAACTATCAGATGTCCAAACCCATGTCGTCCTATTTAGTAATGATGGCAATCGGAAAATTCACCAAACAAACCACTAAAACCAAATCGGGAACGCCATTAGAATTTTATTTAGATCAAAAAGATGCTAATAAATTTGAAACAACGTACAAATACACCACTCAAATTTTCGATTTTTTTGAACAAGAAATAGACGTGAAGTATCCTTGGGAAATTTATCGACAAGTGCCCGTTCGTGATTTTTTGTATTCCGGTATGGAAAACACCACTTCCACCATTTTTTCACAAGATTTTGTGGTGGATGATATCGGTTTTAATGACAAAACGTATATCAACGTCAACGCACACGAACTCGCTCACCAATGGTTTGGCAATCTCATCACGGCCGAAACCGGAAAACACCATTGGTTGCAGGAAGGATTCGCCACTTACTATGCTTTGTTGTCTGAAAAAGAACTTTTTGGCGACGATTATTTTCAATGGGAATTGTATGAAATGGCCGAGCGTTTGCAAAAAGCCTCCAAAACTGATACTATTCCATTACTAAATGAAAAAGCAAGTTCGCTCACATTTTACCAAAAAGGAGCTTGGGCTTTGCATTATTTACGTGAAAACATCGGAGCTGAAAATTTTCAAAAAGCAGTCAAAAATTACCTGAAAAAATATGGTTTTAGAAACGTCAATACAACTAATTTTCTAAAAGAAGTCAACGCAGTTTCCAATTTTGACACAGCAACTTTTCAACAAAATTGGCTTGAAAAATCAGGTTTTGAAGTCAATCAAGCTCTCGACTTACTAAAGAAAAATGCCTTTATGAAATCGTATTTGGAGTTGGTTCAACTACAACCAAAACCATTTGCTGAAAAGGCAGCATTGTTTGAAACCATTTTAAAAAGCAACGATTTTTATCCCATCAAAGAAGAGGTCATTTTTCAATTGGCAGAAATTCCGTTTGAAGAAAAGGAACAATTGTTAGACCTCGCATTAGCATCCAAAAACATAAAAATTCGACAAGCTGTTTCTCGCATTATGATCGAAATTCCACGTAATTTTCAGTCCGAATATGAAACGTTACTCAACGATGATTCTTATATCACCAAAGAAATTGCACTTGGAACGTTATGGAAATTATTCCCCGAACGTCAAGAATACTATCTCAATTTGTCAAAAAATTGGGTCGGATTTAATGATAAGAATTTACGAATTCTTTGGCTCACATTAGCCTTAATTTCAGAAGGTTACGAAGTTAATAACAAAGTGAATTTTTATGATGAGTTACTAAATTATTCTTCTCCAAAATACGAAAGTTCAATACGCCAAAATGCGTTAACAAATTTGCTTTTTCTGAATCCAAACGACCAAAATATTCTTCAAAATTTGGTCAACGCCACCACACATCACAAATGGCAGTTTACACTTTTTGCACGCAATCAAATTCGGGAATTAATCAAAACCGAACGACACAAAAAGTTCTTTCAGGATATGTTGCCAACGTTAAATTCCGCCGAACAAGGTCAGTTAAAACGATTACTCGAAAACTAA
- a CDS encoding chorismate-binding protein, translated as MLDKVKKHLELRLPFVLYLLPNQNKLYGLFQKDDFIYDFKGQSGFVFVSFDDEKHIIPSEGSDFMEEEFSFDSANQTEVLINYSENEKKHFEDIVQKALNSIQNGNFEKVVLSRKIEIEKKIELIETFSRLANRYPTAFRYLFFHPKIGCWMGATPEQLIKVENNHFETVSLAGTHQKNSFEKWSSKEIQEQQIVTDYILDNLHKEVLSVKVSEPFTVEAGSLVHLKTIISGEVHSIENTKNIIQNLHPTPAVCGFPKEKALQFISENENYDRKFYAGYLGLWNEEEASANLFVNLRCLEVEENKINIYVGCGITGESNPENEFFETEHKSQIMKSIL; from the coding sequence ATGTTGGATAAAGTAAAAAAGCACTTGGAATTAAGATTGCCTTTTGTTTTGTATTTACTTCCGAATCAAAACAAACTTTATGGTTTATTTCAAAAGGATGATTTTATTTACGATTTTAAAGGTCAAAGCGGATTTGTTTTTGTCTCTTTTGATGATGAAAAACATATAATTCCTTCTGAGGGTTCAGATTTTATGGAAGAAGAATTTAGTTTTGATTCTGCAAATCAGACTGAAGTTTTGATAAATTATTCTGAAAATGAAAAGAAGCATTTCGAAGATATTGTTCAAAAAGCTTTAAATTCAATACAAAATGGCAATTTTGAAAAAGTTGTTCTTTCCAGAAAAATTGAAATTGAAAAAAAGATTGAGTTGATTGAAACTTTTTCGCGTTTAGCCAATCGTTATCCAACAGCTTTTCGCTATTTGTTTTTTCATCCGAAAATTGGTTGTTGGATGGGAGCCACACCGGAACAATTGATTAAAGTGGAAAACAATCATTTTGAAACCGTTTCATTGGCAGGAACACATCAAAAAAATAGTTTTGAAAAATGGTCGTCAAAAGAAATTCAGGAACAACAAATTGTGACGGATTATATTTTAGATAACTTGCACAAAGAAGTGCTTTCTGTAAAAGTTTCAGAACCATTCACAGTAGAAGCCGGTTCGTTAGTTCATTTAAAAACAATTATTTCAGGTGAAGTTCATTCGATAGAAAACACCAAAAATATCATTCAAAATTTACATCCAACGCCTGCAGTTTGTGGTTTTCCAAAAGAAAAAGCATTGCAGTTCATTTCAGAAAATGAAAATTATGACCGAAAATTTTATGCCGGTTATTTAGGTTTATGGAATGAAGAAGAAGCATCTGCCAATCTTTTTGTAAATTTACGTTGTTTAGAAGTTGAAGAGAATAAAATAAACATTTATGTCGGTTGTGGAATCACCGGAGAAAGTAATCCGGAGAATGAATTTTTTGAAACCGAACATAAATCACAAATCATGAAATCCATTTTATAA
- a CDS encoding PaaI family thioesterase, which yields MTLDKAKILQTCNDFSKNTLMETLEIEFVDVGEDFLKAKMPVNSRIHQPMGLLHGGASVALAESVGSAASMLFVNAEKQEVRGIEISANHLRSKREGTVFATAKIIHQGRSIHLWEIKIEDEEGKLICLCKLSNIVLPKNNH from the coding sequence ATGACACTTGACAAAGCCAAAATTCTTCAAACGTGCAACGATTTTAGTAAAAACACATTAATGGAAACCCTTGAAATTGAGTTTGTTGATGTGGGAGAAGATTTTTTAAAAGCCAAAATGCCGGTAAATTCACGTATTCATCAACCGATGGGATTGTTGCACGGCGGAGCTTCGGTTGCCTTGGCAGAAAGTGTAGGAAGTGCCGCTTCGATGTTATTTGTGAATGCCGAAAAACAAGAAGTGCGTGGCATTGAAATTTCTGCAAACCATTTACGTAGTAAACGAGAAGGAACTGTTTTTGCCACTGCCAAAATTATTCATCAAGGAAGAAGTATTCATCTGTGGGAAATTAAAATTGAAGATGAAGAAGGAAAACTAATCTGTCTTTGCAAATTGTCAAACATTGTTTTACCTAAAAACAATCACTAA